A genomic window from Euleptes europaea isolate rEulEur1 chromosome 9, rEulEur1.hap1, whole genome shotgun sequence includes:
- the SMIM20 gene encoding small integral membrane protein 20 isoform X2, with protein sequence MARVSRTLLIFGGFSAAVGAAFYPIYFRPLRRPEEYRLKVWSDPFGRK encoded by the exons ATGGCGCGGGTTTCTCGGACTCTCCTGATCTTCGGCGGGTTCTCCGCCGCGGTGGGCGCGGCCTTCTACCCCATCTACTTCCGGCCGCTGAGGCGCCCGGAGGAGTACA GGTTAAAAGTATGGTCTGATCCGTTTGGAAGAAAGTAA
- the SMIM20 gene encoding small integral membrane protein 20 isoform X1: protein MARVSRTLLIFGGFSAAVGAAFYPIYFRPLRRPEEYKKEQSVNRAGIIQEDIQPAGLKVWSDPFGRK from the exons ATGGCGCGGGTTTCTCGGACTCTCCTGATCTTCGGCGGGTTCTCCGCCGCGGTGGGCGCGGCCTTCTACCCCATCTACTTCCGGCCGCTGAGGCGCCCGGAGGAGTACA AAAAGGAGCAATCGGTAAACCGAGCCGGTATTATCCAGGAAGACATTCAGCCTGCAG GGTTAAAAGTATGGTCTGATCCGTTTGGAAGAAAGTAA